A genomic window from Hyla sarda isolate aHylSar1 chromosome 8, aHylSar1.hap1, whole genome shotgun sequence includes:
- the IGFALS gene encoding insulin-like growth factor-binding protein complex acid labile subunit, translated as MGPRGAGVVAVIVLCSFVTRNCLASESQPAEGNTTPSSPETKCPTSCLCSYDYNEDYSVFCSSRNLSRIPDLLPTNVRVLWLDGNNFTTVPTEAFKNLSHLDFLNLQSSHLHSLEPHALHGLRALAHLHLERNMLKFLAPNTFLHTQNLVSLSLNNNFFTKIEDGLFAGLSNLWYLNLGWNSLGALPDTVFHDLPNLRELILAGNHLTYVHSPLFVSLVELKELDLSGNMLRGLKAHIFIKLHKLQKLYLNHNIISTIASRAFFGMKSLRWLDLSQNRLPALSEDTFAGLLSLHVLRLSNNSLTSLRPRVFKDLQFLEELNLSYNKIRTLVERVFEGLGQLEFLSLNNNNIQEIRPGAFTGLFNVAVMNLSWNCLKTLYEHSFRGLGKLHSLHVENSCISRIKPHMFSGLSNLRRLFLQRNDISVIDDNSFSDLQDLLELNLRFNKLTQLSAKSFTGLKDLSYLLLANNQLQTLSSETFSPFQRLQWLDLSDNQLNVVDTDIFHTFSRLRYLSLQRNPLKTISVSSLLTTSPIQQLWLHGNHWDCDCSLKDLRDFCLRNATIVPRVVQSMSEGYDTSPPSYIYNNITCANPPQVIGQDLRDLHDEHFSQCP; from the exons ATGGGACCTAGAGGTGCAG GGGTTGTAGCTGTGATCGTTCTCTGCAGTTTTGTGACAAGGAATTGCCTGGCCTCAGAGTCTCAACCTGCTGAAGGAAACACAACGCCATCGTCTCCGGAGACCAAATGTCCAACTTCTTGTCTCTGCAGCTACGACTACAATGAAGATTACAGCGTCTTCTGCAGCTCGCGGAACCTTTCCCGTATTCCGGATCTTCTGCCCACGAATGTTCGAGTCTTATGGCTGGATGGCAACAACTTCACAACCGTGCCCACCGAAGCTTTCAAAAACTTATCCCATCTGGACTTCCTTAACCTGCAGAGCAGTCACCTGCATAGTCTGGAGCCACACGCTCTCCATGGCCTCAGAGCTTTAGCCCATCTGCACTTAGAAAGAAACATGTTGAAGTTCTTAGCACCCAATACCTTCCTTCACACCCAGAACTTGGTCTCCCTGAGCCTCAACAACAATTTCTTCACAAAAATTGAAGATGGCTTATTTGCAGGTCTTTCAAACCTTTGGTATCTAAACTTGGGCTGGAACTCACTGGGGGCCCTGCCTGACACTGTCTTTCATGACCTACCTAACCTTAGAGAGCTAATTTTGGCCGGAAACCATTTGACCTATGTCCATTCTCCGCTATTTGTCAGCTTGGTGGAACTAAAGGAGCTGGATTTAAGTGGGAATATGTTACGGGGATTGAAAGCTCACATTTTCATCAAATTACACAAGCTTCAGAAGTTGTATTTGAACCATAACATCATCTCTACCATAGCTTCTAGAGCATTCTTTGGAATGAAGTCCCTCCGATGGTTGGATCTGTCACAAAATCGTCTGCCTGCCCTATCTGAAGACACCTTTGCCGGTCTACTAAGTCTCCATGTTCTTAGATTGTCCAACAATTCTCTCACCAGCCTAAGGCCGAGGGTCTTTAAGGATCTACAGTTTTTAGAGGAGCTCAATCTGAGTTACAACAAAATTAGGACTCTCGTTGAACGGGTGTTTGAAGGTCTTGGACAACTTGAGTTTTTGTCTTTAAATAACAACAACATTCAGGAGATCCGTCCAGGAGCATTCACAGGACTTTTCAACGTTGCAGTAATGAACCTCTCGTGGAACTGCCTCAAGACGCTTTATGAACATTCCTTCCGAGGACTTGGAAAGCTTCATAGCTTGCATGTGGAGAACAGTTGTATCAGTAGGATAAAGCCTCACATGTTCTCTGGCCTCTCAAATCTTAGGAGGCTCTTTCTCCAGCGAAATGACATTTCAGTCATTGATGACAATAGTTTCTCTGACCTTCAAGATCTACTGGAGCTCAACCTCAGGTTCAATAAGTTGACTCAGCTCTCAGCTAAATCCTTCACGGGACTTAAAGATCTCTCCTACCTTCTTCTGGCCAACAACCAACTGCAGACTCTTTCATCAGAGACCTTCAGTCCATTTCAGAGGCTACAATGGCTCGACCTTTCAGACAATCAGTTAAATGTTGTTGATACGGACATATTTCACACATTTTCACGTCTTCGATATCTCAGCCTACAAAGGAACCCATTGAAAACCATCTCAGTTAGTTCCTTGCTCACCACTTCTCCAATCCAACAGCTGTGGTTACATGGGAACCATTGGGATTGTGACTGTTCCCTAAAAGACCTAAGAGATTTCTGCCTAAGAAATGCCACCATTGTCCCCAGGGTGGTACAGTCTATGTCCGAAGGTTATGATACCAGTCCTCCTAGCTACATCTACAACAATATCACCTGTGCAAACCCTCCGCAGGTTATAGGACAGGACTTACGGGACTTGCACGATGAACACTTTTCTCAATGTCCTTGA